Below is a window of Desmonostoc muscorum LEGE 12446 DNA.
TGGACTATTGCCTACACTGAAACTCTGCTGCCAATATTTGAACCTATCCCACTAATAAGGTTTGTGCTACAAAGCTTAAGCTGATTGAGAAATAGAAACTAAAAATCAAGGTTTTCAAGCACATTTTAGGAAGAAAAGTAGGGATTTTAAGAATAGTGGGATAGGTTCTTATAAGCTGTTGCAAGTAACTGCGGCTATAATCAGCGCTACACAAGAATTACACCCCCATCAAGTAGCAAACTTCAAAATCGCTACTTGTAAGCTACCTGAAAATATCCAAAAGCCCCATTCTTAAGCTTTTTATCAATTAAGACTAGTTTTCATTAAGGCTATGACACTGTGACTGACAGACTGGGTTGCCAGGTTGAAAAACAATAATTGGGACTCTGAGAGTTGATTTCCTAAGTTCGTTTGATACAATGGAGGTAAAATTTTCAAGCTTATTGGTCTTCTTGACAATGATTGACCTATCTTTTTCTACCACAATTCCGTCAAACCTTTGCACGACTTGGAATATAAGCCGCGTGTCGCCCCCTCAAACTCGCTAATTACTTCTTATTCAAGAGGACAAAATCGTAACCAGTCCCAGAAGAACAACGCTCACAACGCTCAATTTTGACTAGCAAAGCTTCTCCTTGACGCTCGCCTGAAGGCAAAAACATAATTTTTCCTGTGGCTCCAGAAGCTGAAAAATCAGTATTAGATAGTACCTTTTGCAAGCCTTCGCGGGTGTTATCTTGTTTCAAGCCAGTGATAATTACTTGCATTGCATCATAAGCTCCCGCTGTTCTCTGATTTACCCGTGCATTCCAAAGCCGAAAAGCATTTTCCGCAAATGGGTTATTTTTATTAGCATCACGATGCCAATACACAGGTACTACCATTCCTTCGACATCCTGGCCGTTTTGCAAAGTTGTTGCACTATACATAGTTTCGGAAGCAAACAGTGGTTTTCTGCCTTTAACCTCTTGTCCAACTTTAGTGGCAAAATATATATTTCTGGCTGAAGGTATTAGTAAAAAAGCACTGGCATTTTCTGTTTCTAGGGCTTTATCTACAAAAGCTTTATGGTCAAAATTTTTATCTGCCAAATTGCAAGGCGTACTAATAACTTTACTGCCATATTTTTCGATAGCTTGAGTGTACTGTCCTACAAGTGCCTGATTAGACGAGGAAGTTGAGTTATTTCTTGAGGTACGAGAATCGCCACAAACAGCAATATTTCTTGCTTGTCGAGCAATGTAGCGAGCATGAGTATCTACTAAGTTATCATATAGCGGATTTATATGAAACAAGTAGTTATTTTTGGGAGGACTCCACTGATTTTTTACTGAATTTTGCTCTATATTTTCTGGATTTTCTGTTTGACTTGGGCGTTCGACGGGGAAGACTAACACCAACCCTTTTTCGTTATAAATTGTGGTATCACGTCTCACACCTACTGCGGCTACAAGGCTCTTGTCTCCAACTAATTCACTATCTAGTTTTGCAAAATCTTCTCGATTGTCAACACTTGCAATCACAATTTGCAATTTCTTACCATTAATTCCGCCTTGATTATTAACTTCATTTTGAGCTTGAGCTACGCCACGCAAAAGTTCTTCTGCTAAATTCTGATCGAAGTTAACTGGTGCGATGACAGCAACTTTTAGGCTTTCTGAATTATCTCGCGCAATCTTGGCATTATTTAAATAAATTAAAGTTTCTGGATCATTGGGATTGTTTTTTAGAGATGCGGTAAATTTTTCCACAGCAGTGGTGAAATCTTTTTCACCAAAAGCTTTAACTCCATCTCTTTTTTCCGGGTATGTTTGTACTTTTACTAAAATCCTCGTACCCAAATTTATTAGTGAAGGTTTATTTGGTAATAAAGTTGAAGGTGACTCTGAGTTTGGTGGTGGTATGATAGTAGAAGAAAGTTTGCTAATTAACCATAAAATAACTGCTACCATTACTCCAGCCAGACCCAGAGAAATAAGCAGTTTCAGGTTTTCTTTTTTACTTGTCATAAATAATTACCTAAATTATACAAACTTTATCAAAAATCAAGAGATAGTTGAAAATTGAACAAGACTAAAAATATTTAGAAATAAGTTTGTTGATTATTTCCCACATCCCCACAATAATAACTGTCAAAAAACCTACAAGAATCACTAGTAAGACTACAAGCAGCAGTCCATTTATACCAGATTTGAGAAGATTTTGAGTTAGCAAATTTTTGAAACTCAAGACAACAAGTAAATTTGCTATAATGGCGATAATAATTAAATAAGTTTTTTCCACAAGGGAACGAGATTGAATCAATACTAACCCTGCTAAAATTAGCAACCACAATCCTGAGCTAATCCAAGTAGTTCCGAGAAAACTGATTAGGGCGATCGCTAAGAAGGAACTACCAGTTCCAGCAACTATTGCTCCCGACAATAATTGAGTATTTGAAAAGAATGATAGATATCCAGTTGCTTTCTGTTGAACTTGTGGTTGTGTTTCTAACAGGACAGAAGGCGAAATGACTGTAGGAGGTAATGTATTTCTTAAGCGTGGTAACTTATTCAAGTCTTGTAATACAGCTTGTGCAGACTGATAACGCTGTTCATGATTTTCTTGGATTAATTTATCAATAATTAACTCTAATTCATGACTTATGTGTTGCTTTAAATGCTGTCGCCAACTAGAAGTCCAACTATAGCCTTGTTTCATCCACAAACTCGAAGGAGCAATATTAGTTACCAGATGAAAGCAAGTTATTCCTAAGCTGTAGATATCACTGGACGGAAAGACTTTACCCAATTGCATTTGCTCAATAGGTGCATAACCCAATGAACCAATAATCGTCCCCAGTGCAGTGTTTGTAGTTTCCCTTTTTTGTTTTGACACCCCAAAATCAATTAGTACTAACTTCTGATCATTTTGACGACGAATAATATTTTCTGGCTTAATATCTCGGTGAATTATCTCTTGTTCATGTACCGCTATCAGCACAGATAATAAATCATGCAAAAAATCCCGAATCTTAACTTCATCAAAAACTCCTTGCTCTTTTAACTCCTGCAACAGATTTTGCCCTTGAATAAACTGCTGCACTAAATACAGATATTCACCTTCCTTAAAATACGCATATAAATTGGGAATTTGCACATGTTCCCCTAGTTCTTTGAGGCGTTTGGCCTCTCGCTCAAACAACTCAGTTGCTTTTTTATGTGCGTCAGTACCTTGAGAGCCATAAAATTGACTTAAAACCAACTGCTTAACAACACATTGTTCATTGAGTTTGTCTATATCTTCTGCGACATATGTGCGTGCGAACCCCCCTCTGCCTAACTGTGCGATAATCCGGTAACGATTTCTGAGCAGGGGTATCAACTTTGTTCCGCAACTGAGACAGAAATTTGTCCCGTCAGGATTTTGGGGATTCTCACAATTAGGGTTTAGGCAGCAGATCATAATAATTATTTTATCGCTGTCATTTATTAATTTTTAAAATATACCTTAAATTCAGTAGAAACTTTGTACTGCAACGTTTCTACATGGACAACAAACAAAGGTGCGTAGGCGTAGCCCGTCGTAGACATCGCATCTTCATCAACTGAGACAGACACAACCACCTGCTCAAACAACAAAGAAATAGCCTGTAATCGATCGCAAGATTGATAGTCTACTGTTAACAATAGCCTTATAAACAACTACTCGTTGCTGGTAACAGAAGCTTTTTTTCATGCCATGAAGGCGGCAATTACCGCACACTCGTGATTGTAGTCTTGATAAAACTCTCCGCAATTGTGACGATTACGCTAGAATTGTTAAAGGTTCTTTACAGAATTTGCTGATCGCCCCCAATTCTGTTAGAAAAGCCTAGCATTCAAATGTAAATCTAAAAACTCCCTCTAAAGTTCACCAAAAGCTCCTATGACGCTCCCAATTCGCAACGTCGCTATTATCGCCCACGTTGACCACGGCAAAACCACCCTGGTTGATGCACTCCTCAAACAATCCGGCATTTTCCGCGAAGGCGAAGACGTTCCGGATTGCGTCATGGACTCTAACGCCCTCGAACGTGAGCGGGGAATTACAATTCTCTCCAAAAATACAGCAGTTCGCTACAAAGAAACATTAATCAATATTGTTGATACACCAGGACACGCCGACTTCGGTGGCGAAGTTGAACGCGTACTCGGCATGGTTGACGGATGTCTTCTAATTGTCGATGCCAATGAAGGCCCCATGCCCCAAACCCGCTTTGTCCTGAAAAAAGCCTTAGAAAAAGGCTTACGCCCCATCGTTGTCATCAACAAAATCGACCGTGCCAAAGCCGATCCCCACGTTGCTGTTGATAAAGTATTGGATCTGTTCTTGGAATTAGGCGCAGATGAAGACCAGTGTGATTTTACCTATCTGTTTGCCTCCGGTATGGGAGGTTATGCCAAAGAAAGCATGGAAGCAGAATCGGTAGATATGCAACCACTGTTTAATGCGATTCTGCAACACGTTCCACCACCAGTGGGCGACATCAACAAGCCGCTGCAATTGCAAGTCACAACCCTAGATTATTCTGAATACCTGGGACGGATTGTCATTGGCAGAATTCACAACGGCACTATCCGTGCTGGACAGCAAGCGGCTTTGATAACAGAAAATGGCACAATTGTCAAGTCAAAAATCAGTAAATTGATGGGCTTTGAAGGATTGAAGCGGGTGGAAATGGAAGAAGCCACCGCTGGTTATATTGTTGCTGTGGCTGGTTTCGCTGATGCTTACATTGGGGAAACAATTACAGACCCCAATGAACCCCAAGCTTTACCACTAATTAAAGTGGATGAACCAACCTTGCAAATGACCTTCTGGGTGAATGATTCACCTTTTGCAGGTCAAGAAGGCAAGTTAGTGACATCAAGACAAGTGCGCGATCGCCTTTTCCGCGAACTTGAAACCAACGTGGCTTTGCGGGTTGAAGAAACCGATTCTCCCGATAAATTCCTGGTTTCTGGTCGTG
It encodes the following:
- the typA gene encoding translational GTPase TypA gives rise to the protein MTLPIRNVAIIAHVDHGKTTLVDALLKQSGIFREGEDVPDCVMDSNALERERGITILSKNTAVRYKETLINIVDTPGHADFGGEVERVLGMVDGCLLIVDANEGPMPQTRFVLKKALEKGLRPIVVINKIDRAKADPHVAVDKVLDLFLELGADEDQCDFTYLFASGMGGYAKESMEAESVDMQPLFNAILQHVPPPVGDINKPLQLQVTTLDYSEYLGRIVIGRIHNGTIRAGQQAALITENGTIVKSKISKLMGFEGLKRVEMEEATAGYIVAVAGFADAYIGETITDPNEPQALPLIKVDEPTLQMTFWVNDSPFAGQEGKLVTSRQVRDRLFRELETNVALRVEETDSPDKFLVSGRGELHLGILIETMRREGFEFQVSQPQVIYREVNGQPCEPFELLVLDVPTDAVGSCIERLGQRKGEMQDMQPGSGDRTQLEFVIPARGLIGFRGEFMRMTRGEGIMNHSFLDYRQLSGDIEARNKGVLISFEEGVSTFYAMKNAEDRGAFFITPGTKVYRGMIVGEHNRPQDLELNVCKTKQLTNHRAAGGDELVQLQAPIDMSLERALEYIGPDELVEVTPKSIRLRKMSKKLAKR
- a CDS encoding protein kinase domain-containing protein: MICCLNPNCENPQNPDGTNFCLSCGTKLIPLLRNRYRIIAQLGRGGFARTYVAEDIDKLNEQCVVKQLVLSQFYGSQGTDAHKKATELFEREAKRLKELGEHVQIPNLYAYFKEGEYLYLVQQFIQGQNLLQELKEQGVFDEVKIRDFLHDLLSVLIAVHEQEIIHRDIKPENIIRRQNDQKLVLIDFGVSKQKRETTNTALGTIIGSLGYAPIEQMQLGKVFPSSDIYSLGITCFHLVTNIAPSSLWMKQGYSWTSSWRQHLKQHISHELELIIDKLIQENHEQRYQSAQAVLQDLNKLPRLRNTLPPTVISPSVLLETQPQVQQKATGYLSFFSNTQLLSGAIVAGTGSSFLAIALISFLGTTWISSGLWLLILAGLVLIQSRSLVEKTYLIIIAIIANLLVVLSFKNLLTQNLLKSGINGLLLVVLLVILVGFLTVIIVGMWEIINKLISKYF
- a CDS encoding ABC transporter substrate-binding protein, whose protein sequence is MTSKKENLKLLISLGLAGVMVAVILWLISKLSSTIIPPPNSESPSTLLPNKPSLINLGTRILVKVQTYPEKRDGVKAFGEKDFTTAVEKFTASLKNNPNDPETLIYLNNAKIARDNSESLKVAVIAPVNFDQNLAEELLRGVAQAQNEVNNQGGINGKKLQIVIASVDNREDFAKLDSELVGDKSLVAAVGVRRDTTIYNEKGLVLVFPVERPSQTENPENIEQNSVKNQWSPPKNNYLFHINPLYDNLVDTHARYIARQARNIAVCGDSRTSRNNSTSSSNQALVGQYTQAIEKYGSKVISTPCNLADKNFDHKAFVDKALETENASAFLLIPSARNIYFATKVGQEVKGRKPLFASETMYSATTLQNGQDVEGMVVPVYWHRDANKNNPFAENAFRLWNARVNQRTAGAYDAMQVIITGLKQDNTREGLQKVLSNTDFSASGATGKIMFLPSGERQGEALLVKIERCERCSSGTGYDFVLLNKK